One genomic segment of Phyllopteryx taeniolatus isolate TA_2022b chromosome 12, UOR_Ptae_1.2, whole genome shotgun sequence includes these proteins:
- the vgll3 gene encoding transcription cofactor vestigial-like protein 3: MSCLDVMYHQNYGAHLLPAEAYKSTYYNHHYQQQQQQQRRLNAHSKMHNCSGQQQGGGRGILSRDQGLFSAPRTESGCVSIHDLEVKDGTQPAGAEYLNSRCILFTYFQGDISDVVDEHFSRALSQSIGHNRETKPFRMTQTSASSSAGSWKDGEALSDGQKSPAWSNTYPSHPATCLPSVSVSVHPEFSPSPISLNHADGGLWAGHVLSQASLQPLASLTDSWTYSLNPQSPSGYPNVHDVYHPHPHGHIHSRHHHHHRQMFHSYPSHGSALEARFSPLLLPGVRNQSQSAASAGSSPHSETAKTEMDPSSSSPIMTSSVPWIPSPLHGSLELYDSAYEQTKAKSSVWF; the protein is encoded by the exons atGAGCTGCCTGGATGTGATGTACCACCAAAACTATGGAGCACACCTCCTCCCTGCAGAAGCGTACAAGTCAACATACTACAACCACCATtaccagcaacaacaacaacaacag AGGAGGCTGAATGCTCACAGTAAGATGCACAACTGTTCGGGCCAGCAACAAGGTGGAGGACGAGGAATACTATCCAGAGATCAGGGTCTTTTTTCGGCTCCTAGAACCGAATCTGGATGTGTATCAATACATGATTTGGAGGTTAAAGATGGAACTCAACCAGCAGGAGCAGAGTATCTAAACTCCCGGTGCATATTGTTCACCTACTTCCAAGGGGACATCAGTGATGTGGTGGATGAACATTTCTCTCGGGCCCTCAGTCAGTCCATTGGACATAACAGGGAGACGAAGCCGTTCCGGATGACTCAGACATCTGCTTCAAGCTCTGCCGGATCATGGAAAG ATGGTGAGGCACTTTCAGATGGTCAGAAAAGTCCAGCATGGAGCAACACCTATCCATCCCACCCTGCTACCTGCCTCCCATCTGTCTCGGTGTCAGTCCATCCAGAATTCTCTCCAAGCCCCATTTCCCTAAACCACGCTGATGGAGGTCTGTGGGCTGGTCATGTGCTCTCCCAAGCCAGCCTCCAACCACTGGCTAGCCTCACAGACAGCTGGACCTACAGCCTGAACCCCCAAAGCCCAAGTGGCTATCCAAATGTTCACGATGTCTACCATCCTCACCCCCATGGCCACATCCATTCTcgccatcaccaccaccaccgacaaATGTTTCATTCATATCCAAGCCACGGCTCAGCACTAGAGGCGAGGTTTAGTCCTCTTCTGCTGCCTGGTGTGAGGAATCAGAGCCAGTCAGCAGCCAGTGCAGGGAGTTCCCCACACAGCGAGACTGCAAAGACAGAAATGGACCCCAGTAGCAGTAGCCCAATCATGACTTCATCAGTCCCTTGGATCCCCTCACCACTCCATGGATCCTTGGAGCTGTATGATTCAG CTTATGAGCAGACCAAAGCTAAGTCATCAGTTTGGTTCTAA